In a single window of the Novosphingobium sp. IK01 genome:
- a CDS encoding response regulator gives MSEKAPRVLVPRVLVVDDDPELRGLLQRFLSEHGFHVRALDGGKALDQALARDPADVIVLDLMMPGEDGLAICRRLRAQGDTTPILMLTARGDAIDRVLGLEMGADDYLPKPFLPRELVARLHAILRRLGPERTLIRDEVVEIGPFTINFSAMSVAREGAPVALSSREFALLAALARSAGRPLSRAQLIERALGRDAEVTDRAIDVAVGRLRRALGDDGADPRFVRTVWGVGYVLVDGGAA, from the coding sequence ATGAGCGAAAAAGCCCCCCGTGTTCTGGTGCCCCGCGTTCTGGTCGTCGACGACGATCCCGAACTGCGCGGCCTGCTGCAACGGTTCCTGTCCGAGCACGGGTTCCACGTGCGCGCGCTCGACGGTGGCAAGGCGCTCGATCAGGCGCTCGCGCGCGATCCGGCCGATGTGATCGTGCTCGACCTGATGATGCCGGGCGAGGACGGGCTGGCGATCTGCCGCCGCTTGCGCGCGCAGGGCGATACCACGCCGATCCTGATGCTGACCGCGCGGGGCGATGCCATCGACCGCGTGCTGGGGCTGGAAATGGGCGCCGATGACTATCTGCCCAAGCCGTTCCTGCCGCGCGAACTGGTCGCGCGGCTCCATGCGATCCTGCGCCGTCTGGGCCCCGAGCGCACGCTGATTCGCGACGAGGTGGTCGAAATCGGCCCGTTCACGATCAACTTTTCGGCGATGAGCGTCGCGCGCGAGGGGGCTCCGGTGGCTTTGTCGAGCCGGGAATTCGCGCTGCTGGCCGCGCTTGCGCGCAGTGCCGGGCGCCCGCTCAGCCGCGCCCAGCTGATCGAGCGGGCGCTGGGGCGCGATGCGGAGGTGACCGACCGCGCGATCGACGTGGCCGTGGGCCGCTTGCGCCGCGCGCTGGGCGACGATGGCGCCGACCCGCGCTTCGTGCGCACGGTCTGGGGCGTGGGCTATGTGCTGGTCGACGGGGGCGCGGCATGA
- a CDS encoding EF-hand domain-containing protein — translation MHALHRPILAVALAVAGTALAPALTFARPSPAFGGDMAGRLMEADANHDGLVSRAEFHLWRQSQFLRIDRNGDGFLSREDVPALLSGRVGPRLDALVEAFDTDGDHRVSRAEFVEGPTPGFDLADANHDGLVSKAEASAVRDAARARARG, via the coding sequence ATGCATGCCTTGCATCGCCCGATTCTCGCTGTCGCCCTGGCTGTGGCCGGAACGGCCCTCGCCCCTGCTCTCACCTTCGCCCGTCCGTCCCCGGCCTTCGGGGGTGACATGGCCGGGCGCCTGATGGAGGCAGACGCCAACCACGACGGCCTCGTCAGCCGCGCCGAATTCCACCTCTGGCGCCAGTCGCAGTTCCTGCGCATCGACCGCAACGGCGATGGCTTCCTCTCGCGCGAGGATGTCCCCGCGCTGCTCTCTGGCCGCGTCGGCCCGCGTCTCGATGCCCTGGTCGAGGCCTTCGACACCGATGGCGACCACCGCGTGAGCCGCGCCGAATTCGTCGAAGGGCCCACCCCCGGCTTCGATCTGGCCGATGCCAATCACGACGGGCTGGTCAGTAAGGCCGAAGCCTCTGCCGTGCGCGACGCAGCCCGCGCCCGCGCGAGAGGATGA
- a CDS encoding sterol desaturase family protein, with protein sequence MEPFHAVMPIWRHPPVLGLALLLVLGEYVWRRQRGRSYDLKAAGVSLGIAVGQSLLRPLNAALTFAALAFMARFAPWHLPLNDWRTWAVGFVAVELAYYWFHRLSHTVAWMWATHSVHHSAREMVLPAAIRLGWTESLSLGWLCFLPLALLGFPPVMIAVLLGANLLYQFVLHTEAPVSFGPLEGVLNTPRHHRAHHSSESAYLDCNFGGVLIVFDRLFGTFRPGPDPATPLAYGLVHPRGTGVLAVALGGWGELLPRIAAARGWQAKVRVALGRPA encoded by the coding sequence ATGGAACCGTTTCATGCCGTGATGCCGATCTGGCGCCACCCGCCCGTGCTGGGTCTGGCGCTCCTGCTGGTGCTGGGCGAATATGTCTGGCGGCGCCAGCGGGGGCGCAGCTACGACCTCAAGGCCGCCGGGGTGAGCCTTGGCATCGCGGTCGGGCAATCCCTGCTGCGCCCGCTCAACGCCGCGCTGACCTTTGCCGCGCTCGCCTTCATGGCCCGCTTTGCGCCATGGCATCTGCCCTTGAACGACTGGCGGACATGGGCCGTGGGCTTCGTGGCGGTCGAACTGGCCTATTACTGGTTCCACCGCCTCAGCCACACCGTGGCCTGGATGTGGGCGACCCACAGCGTCCACCACAGCGCCCGCGAAATGGTCCTGCCCGCCGCGATCCGGCTGGGCTGGACCGAGAGCCTGTCGCTGGGCTGGCTGTGCTTCCTGCCGCTTGCGCTGCTGGGTTTTCCGCCCGTCATGATCGCGGTGCTGCTGGGGGCCAACCTGCTCTACCAGTTCGTCCTGCACACCGAGGCGCCGGTCAGCTTCGGGCCGCTCGAAGGCGTGCTCAACACCCCGCGCCATCATCGCGCCCACCACAGCAGCGAAAGCGCCTATCTCGACTGCAACTTTGGCGGCGTGCTGATCGTGTTCGACCGCCTGTTCGGAACCTTCCGTCCCGGCCCCGATCCGGCCACCCCGCTCGCCTATGGGCTGGTCCATCCGCGCGGCACCGGCGTTCTGGCCGTGGCGCTGGGCGGCTGGGGCGAACTTCTGCCCCGAATCGCAGCCGCCAGAGGCTGGCAGGCCAAAGTCCGGGTCGCGCTGGGCCGCCCTGCCTGA
- a CDS encoding ATPase has translation MPQIAQLAATYASQIFWLLVCFGVVFFVIGRGMLPGVVSTIDQRNKRIADDLGAAEAARTAADAEEQAWRIAEGKQRAQAHNLIAAAKAQAAHESEAALAAAGAAIEENTAAAELRIGIARAAALGEVEGVAVEAAQDIASRLAGLSVPTEDVRGVVQGVLAHG, from the coding sequence ATGCCCCAGATAGCCCAGCTCGCCGCCACGTATGCCAGCCAGATCTTCTGGCTGCTGGTGTGCTTTGGCGTGGTCTTCTTCGTCATCGGCCGGGGCATGCTCCCGGGCGTGGTGTCGACGATCGACCAGCGCAACAAGCGGATCGCCGATGATCTCGGTGCGGCAGAAGCCGCCCGGACCGCCGCCGACGCCGAAGAACAGGCTTGGCGCATTGCCGAAGGCAAGCAGCGCGCCCAGGCCCACAATCTGATCGCTGCCGCCAAGGCCCAGGCTGCCCACGAATCGGAAGCTGCCCTGGCCGCTGCCGGTGCCGCGATCGAGGAAAACACCGCCGCTGCCGAGCTGCGCATCGGGATCGCCCGCGCTGCTGCGCTCGGCGAAGTCGAAGGCGTGGCTGTCGAAGCTGCGCAAGACATCGCCAGCCGTCTGGCCGGTCTTTCGGTTCCGACCGAAGACGTCCGCGGCGTGGTGCAGGGAGTTCTGGCCCATGGCTAA
- a CDS encoding F0F1 ATP synthase subunit C has translation MDAQSAKLLGAGLAAIGAGLASLGVGNVFAKFLEGALRNPGAADGQQGRLFIGFAAAELLGLLSFVVAMILIFVA, from the coding sequence ATGGACGCACAGAGCGCGAAGCTTCTCGGCGCTGGTCTCGCTGCCATCGGCGCCGGTCTGGCCTCGCTGGGCGTGGGCAACGTTTTCGCCAAGTTCCTGGAAGGCGCGCTGCGCAATCCGGGTGCGGCTGATGGCCAGCAGGGCCGCCTGTTCATCGGCTTCGCCGCCGCCGAACTTCTGGGCCTGCTCTCGTTCGTCGTCGCGATGATCCTGATCTTCGTGGCCTGA
- a CDS encoding F0F1 ATP synthase subunit A gives MAEGKVDPVHQFTIEPLFGTDHWSIAGHNIAFTNSALWMVITTLVLLVFVGGGAKKAVVPGRWQMAVEGLTGFVDNLLKSNIGDAGRKYLPYVFSLFTFILFANILGLLPLALVGIHPFTATSHFTVTGVLAIMSFAIVLIVGFAKHGLHFFSLFVPHGTPALMVPIIFPIELISFMVRPFSLGLRLFVAMMAGHVLLEVLSGFVISGTNAGVGTFFLAGVPSFVLMIGICALELLVAGIQAYVFALLTCVYLNDAENLH, from the coding sequence GTGGCCGAAGGAAAGGTCGATCCGGTACACCAGTTTACGATCGAGCCGTTGTTCGGCACCGATCATTGGTCGATTGCCGGGCATAACATTGCTTTCACGAATTCCGCGCTGTGGATGGTGATCACCACCCTGGTGCTGCTCGTGTTTGTCGGTGGCGGCGCCAAGAAGGCGGTCGTTCCGGGGCGCTGGCAGATGGCTGTCGAGGGGCTGACCGGCTTCGTCGACAATCTGCTCAAGTCGAACATCGGGGATGCGGGGCGCAAGTACCTGCCTTATGTCTTCTCGCTGTTCACGTTCATCCTGTTTGCCAACATCCTGGGGCTGCTGCCGCTGGCTCTGGTGGGCATTCATCCCTTCACCGCCACCAGCCACTTCACGGTGACCGGTGTGCTGGCGATCATGAGCTTTGCGATCGTGCTGATCGTGGGCTTTGCCAAGCATGGTCTGCACTTCTTCTCGCTGTTCGTGCCCCATGGCACGCCGGCGCTCATGGTGCCGATCATCTTCCCGATCGAGCTGATCTCGTTCATGGTGCGTCCGTTCTCGCTCGGCCTGCGTCTCTTCGTCGCGATGATGGCCGGCCACGTGCTCCTCGAAGTGCTCTCGGGCTTCGTGATTTCGGGCACCAACGCGGGCGTTGGCACCTTCTTTCTGGCGGGCGTTCCCAGCTTCGTGCTGATGATCGGCATCTGCGCTCTGGAACTGCTGGTTGCCGGCATCCAGGCCTATGTCTTTGCCCTGCTGACCTGCGTCTATCTCAACGACGCAGAAAACCTTCACTGA
- a CDS encoding AtpZ/AtpI family protein: MSDKQTDVEPIGGDARLSSLDARLDAARQREKGRNPTSEREKSDANYRVGNRVLAELIGGLAGGAFFGWVIDQFAGTRPWGLLVMLFVGIGVAFRNIIRISNGRS; the protein is encoded by the coding sequence ATGAGCGATAAACAGACCGACGTGGAGCCCATCGGTGGGGATGCACGCCTTTCCAGTCTCGATGCACGGCTCGATGCCGCGCGTCAGCGGGAAAAGGGGCGCAATCCCACGTCGGAACGCGAAAAATCCGATGCGAACTATCGCGTGGGAAACCGGGTTCTGGCGGAACTGATCGGCGGGCTCGCGGGCGGCGCGTTCTTTGGCTGGGTCATCGACCAGTTTGCCGGAACGCGACCATGGGGGCTTCTGGTGATGCTGTTTGTGGGGATAGGCGTGGCCTTCCGCAATATCATCAGAATTTCGAACGGGCGTTCCTGA
- a CDS encoding YdbL family protein has protein sequence MTMKLRPSRPFAGRSLAGRLAAAALVLPLVAAPLAAFAQRDPVYAAAREAGQVGEKMDGYLGYVTPPSAALKAVVEDINLKRRALYSDKAQAQKATVEEYAFTSGCLLIAQTRPGEKYQAPDGSWQTRTAAAPQRDSRCL, from the coding sequence ATGACCATGAAGCTTCGCCCCTCTCGTCCTTTTGCCGGTCGTTCCTTGGCAGGCCGTCTTGCCGCTGCGGCCCTCGTGCTGCCGCTGGTCGCCGCGCCGCTGGCCGCGTTTGCCCAGCGCGACCCGGTCTATGCCGCCGCGCGCGAGGCCGGGCAGGTGGGCGAGAAGATGGATGGCTACCTCGGCTATGTCACGCCCCCGAGCGCCGCGCTCAAGGCCGTGGTCGAGGATATCAACCTCAAGCGCCGTGCGCTCTATTCCGACAAGGCCCAGGCCCAGAAGGCGACGGTCGAGGAATATGCGTTCACTTCGGGCTGCCTGCTGATCGCCCAGACGCGTCCGGGCGAGAAGTATCAGGCGCCTGATGGCAGCTGGCAGACCCGCACGGCGGCGGCTCCCCAGCGCGATTCGCGTTGCCTTTGA
- a CDS encoding YnbE family lipoprotein produces MNEGWGAARTGGLVLLAAGVLALGGCISVKAPDKPIVIELNINIKQEVVYRLAGDASQTIDKNKDIF; encoded by the coding sequence ATGAACGAGGGATGGGGAGCAGCCAGAACCGGCGGGCTCGTGCTTCTGGCGGCAGGCGTGCTGGCGCTGGGCGGCTGCATCTCGGTCAAGGCGCCCGACAAGCCGATCGTCATCGAGTTGAACATCAACATCAAGCAGGAAGTCGTCTATCGCCTGGCCGGAGACGCCAGCCAGACGATCGACAAGAACAAGGACATCTTCTGA
- a CDS encoding YdbH domain-containing protein translates to MALPDNPEPARSGRLGRRVRLAALVAGGAVLAAGGGLWLARERIADGLIARELASLGLPATYRIVSIGPRSEVLGNIVVGDPRHPDLVIEQAQVDLGWGWSGAGFGPRIGQVRLVRPRLYGQMRDGRLSLGALDRLLYGGTPSKEPFRLPDWRLSLVDARGLVDSPQGRLAFKAEGEGALRGGFAGTLALVAPRLALGACQTGRATAYGRVTIADEQPRFEGPVRVAELACPGSDLRVGGADFQLDALGDRDLAGVTLKGHLRTSALAAAGAGAQSLGLDTALAWRSGVLSGRVSATAGGLRSGQGGIGLLGLDGLVKVRQMPGGGADSEFRGTVDARGLRRGAAFDTALASAEKAVGGTLAAPMVAQIRRRLGEEERGSRFAADLTVRHGHDGAWSVVVPQGALRGGSGQALLALGKVQVSGKTGQGRDSTPHFVGNFITGGQGLPHVTGMMERDGRNGGGAQFHLAMADYAVAGQRLAVPELVVVQAADGTLGFSGTSRMTGAIPGGRVANLVLPVSGTYGAHGALALWHGCITPRFDSLALGEMTLDARAVRLCPASGQPMVRAGTLPFAVAMGTPGVALSGRMGGTPMRLETGAVGLAWPGTLTARGVNLALGAQGSAMRLVLADLTAHLGRNVAAGPGTGLAGTFEGVEARMGAVPMDLTGAGGTWRFAGGRLDLADTRFDLTDRANPARFEKLHAQGATLALADGRISADALLRNPASGRAIVRAQVVHDLSHAQGHADLKVDGLTFDKDFQPAQLTSLAKGVIANAQGTVIGTGRIDWRGDHVTSSGKFGSQGLDFAAAFGPVKGLSGSLVFTDLLAMETAPHQKLKVASINPGVEVTDGTVDLRLRPDTVVEVNDARWPFMGGTLHLEPTVLRFAKVENRNFTLVIDGLDAAQFISRMEMANLTATGVFDGRLPVIFDATGGHIVGGTLTSRGGGNVSYVGALTYKDLSAMANYAFRALRSLDYRSMTIAMRGDIAGDFVTQVQFAGVSQGKGASRNFLTRQVANLPIQFNLNVRAPFYSLLGTYKSMYDPSVVKDPRTIGLLDARGRSRVPQPGTHPVRAAASVAPVAPAIQPSASGSVR, encoded by the coding sequence ATGGCATTACCCGATAATCCCGAACCGGCCCGAAGCGGGCGGTTGGGGCGGCGCGTGCGCCTGGCCGCGCTGGTCGCAGGCGGGGCCGTGCTGGCGGCCGGGGGCGGGCTGTGGCTGGCGCGCGAGCGGATCGCCGACGGGCTGATCGCGCGCGAACTGGCGAGCCTCGGGCTTCCCGCGACCTATCGGATCGTCTCGATCGGGCCGCGCAGCGAGGTGCTCGGGAACATCGTCGTGGGCGATCCGCGTCATCCCGATCTGGTGATCGAACAGGCGCAGGTCGATCTGGGCTGGGGCTGGAGCGGGGCCGGATTTGGCCCGCGCATCGGGCAAGTCCGGCTCGTGCGCCCGCGCCTTTATGGCCAGATGCGCGACGGGCGCCTGAGCCTGGGGGCGCTCGACCGGCTGCTCTATGGCGGCACGCCCAGCAAGGAACCGTTCCGGCTGCCCGACTGGCGGCTTTCGCTGGTCGATGCGCGCGGGTTGGTCGACAGTCCGCAAGGGCGGCTGGCGTTCAAGGCCGAGGGCGAGGGGGCCTTGCGCGGCGGTTTTGCCGGGACACTGGCGCTGGTAGCGCCGCGTCTGGCGCTCGGGGCCTGCCAGACCGGGCGGGCGACGGCCTATGGCCGGGTGACCATCGCGGACGAGCAGCCCCGTTTCGAGGGGCCGGTACGGGTTGCGGAGCTGGCCTGTCCGGGCAGCGATCTGCGCGTGGGCGGGGCCGATTTCCAGCTCGATGCACTGGGCGACCGGGATCTGGCCGGGGTGACCCTGAAAGGCCACTTGCGCACGAGCGCGCTGGCAGCCGCAGGTGCGGGCGCGCAGTCGCTCGGGCTCGATACGGCGCTGGCCTGGCGGTCGGGCGTGCTCAGCGGGCGGGTTTCGGCGACGGCGGGTGGTTTGCGCAGCGGGCAGGGCGGGATCGGGCTGCTCGGCCTCGATGGGCTGGTCAAGGTTCGCCAGATGCCCGGCGGCGGCGCCGACAGCGAGTTTCGCGGGACGGTCGATGCGCGCGGGCTGCGCCGGGGGGCTGCCTTCGACACGGCGCTGGCTTCGGCGGAAAAGGCCGTTGGCGGGACATTGGCGGCCCCGATGGTCGCCCAGATCCGTCGCCGCCTCGGGGAGGAGGAGCGCGGCAGCCGGTTTGCTGCCGATCTGACCGTTCGCCATGGCCATGATGGCGCCTGGTCGGTCGTGGTGCCGCAAGGGGCCTTGCGCGGGGGTAGCGGGCAGGCCCTGCTGGCGCTGGGCAAAGTGCAGGTGTCGGGCAAAACCGGGCAAGGCCGCGACAGCACGCCGCACTTTGTCGGCAATTTCATCACCGGCGGGCAGGGGCTGCCCCATGTGACGGGCATGATGGAGCGTGATGGCCGCAATGGCGGGGGCGCCCAGTTCCATCTGGCCATGGCCGACTATGCCGTGGCCGGGCAAAGGCTGGCCGTGCCCGAACTGGTCGTGGTTCAGGCGGCCGATGGCACGCTCGGCTTTTCGGGAACGAGCCGGATGACCGGGGCGATTCCGGGCGGGCGCGTGGCCAATCTGGTTCTGCCCGTCAGCGGCACCTATGGCGCGCACGGGGCGCTGGCCTTGTGGCACGGCTGCATCACGCCACGTTTCGACAGTCTGGCGCTGGGCGAGATGACGCTCGACGCGCGCGCCGTGCGGCTTTGCCCGGCTTCGGGGCAGCCGATGGTCAGGGCCGGGACACTGCCTTTCGCCGTGGCGATGGGGACGCCGGGCGTCGCGCTGTCAGGCCGCATGGGCGGCACGCCGATGCGGCTGGAAACGGGCGCGGTCGGGCTGGCATGGCCCGGCACGCTGACCGCGCGCGGCGTCAATCTGGCGCTGGGCGCGCAGGGCAGCGCGATGCGGCTGGTTCTGGCCGATCTCACCGCGCATCTGGGCAGGAACGTGGCAGCGGGGCCGGGAACCGGGCTGGCCGGCACGTTCGAGGGTGTCGAGGCGCGCATGGGCGCGGTGCCGATGGACCTGACCGGGGCAGGCGGGACATGGCGCTTTGCCGGGGGGCGGCTCGATCTGGCCGATACCCGGTTTGACCTGACCGACAGGGCCAACCCGGCCCGCTTCGAGAAGCTCCATGCGCAAGGGGCCACGCTGGCGCTGGCCGACGGGCGAATCAGTGCCGATGCGCTGCTGCGCAATCCGGCTTCGGGCCGGGCCATCGTGCGTGCGCAAGTGGTTCACGACCTGTCGCATGCACAGGGCCATGCCGATCTCAAGGTTGATGGGCTGACCTTCGACAAGGACTTCCAGCCTGCGCAGCTCACCAGCCTGGCGAAAGGGGTGATCGCCAATGCGCAAGGCACGGTGATCGGGACCGGGCGGATCGACTGGCGCGGCGACCATGTTACAAGCTCGGGCAAGTTTGGCTCGCAAGGGCTTGATTTTGCGGCTGCCTTTGGTCCGGTCAAGGGGCTGTCGGGTAGCCTTGTGTTCACCGACCTGCTCGCCATGGAGACCGCGCCGCACCAGAAGCTCAAGGTCGCCTCGATCAATCCGGGCGTGGAAGTGACCGACGGCACCGTCGATTTGCGCCTGCGACCCGACACGGTGGTCGAGGTCAACGATGCGCGCTGGCCGTTCATGGGCGGTACGCTCCACCTCGAACCGACCGTCCTGCGCTTTGCGAAGGTCGAGAACCGCAATTTCACGCTGGTGATCGACGGGCTCGATGCCGCGCAGTTCATCTCGCGCATGGAGATGGCCAACCTGACCGCGACCGGCGTGTTCGACGGGCGTCTGCCGGTGATCTTCGACGCGACCGGGGGGCACATCGTGGGGGGCACGCTCACCTCGCGCGGGGGTGGCAACGTGTCCTATGTCGGGGCGCTGACCTACAAGGACCTTTCGGCGATGGCCAACTATGCGTTTCGCGCGCTCCGGTCGCTTGACTACCGGAGCATGACGATCGCCATGCGTGGCGATATCGCGGGCGATTTCGTTACCCAGGTCCAGTTTGCCGGGGTCAGCCAGGGCAAGGGCGCCTCGCGCAATTTCCTGACCCGTCAGGTGGCGAACCTGCCGATCCAGTTCAACCTCAACGTGCGCGCGCCGTTCTACAGCCTGCTGGGGACCTACAAGTCGATGTACGACCCCTCGGTGGTCAAGGACCCGCGCACGATCGGCCTGCTCGATGCCAGGGGCCGCAGCCGCGTGCCCCAGCCCGGCACCCATCCGGTGCGCGCCGCCGCGTCGGTTGCGCCGGTCGCCCCCGCCATTCAGCCTTCAGCAAGTGGATCCGTGCGATGA
- the radC gene encoding RadC family protein, giving the protein MPQDRELFPERFVPAPAPAPDRVREAAHDPSGHRARLRKRLLSGSDDALADHEVIEALLMTVIPRMDVKPLARMLLQRFGSLPGVFNADPRALQSVPGIKEAAAAALRIAGVAARRLARAQIQQMPVLSSWQALIDYLTIDMAHLNHERVRVLYLNTQNRLLLDQIVSDGTLDESAIYTREIIAKALAIGAAALILVHNHPSGSPQPSRADIQITHKIIEAARLLGVSVHDHVIIGREGHTSLRAQGLL; this is encoded by the coding sequence ATGCCGCAAGACCGCGAACTCTTTCCTGAACGATTCGTGCCCGCGCCTGCCCCCGCGCCCGACCGCGTGCGCGAGGCCGCACACGATCCCAGCGGCCATCGCGCCCGGTTGCGCAAACGGTTGCTGAGCGGCAGCGACGATGCGCTGGCCGATCACGAGGTGATCGAGGCCCTGCTGATGACCGTGATCCCGCGCATGGATGTCAAACCGCTCGCGCGGATGCTGCTCCAGCGATTCGGCTCGCTGCCGGGCGTGTTCAACGCCGATCCGCGCGCACTCCAGTCGGTGCCCGGCATCAAGGAGGCCGCCGCCGCCGCCCTGCGCATCGCCGGGGTCGCCGCGCGCAGGCTCGCCCGCGCGCAAATCCAGCAAATGCCCGTGCTGTCGAGCTGGCAGGCCCTGATCGACTATCTGACGATCGACATGGCCCACCTCAACCACGAGCGCGTGCGGGTGCTCTATCTCAACACCCAGAACCGCCTGCTGCTCGACCAGATCGTGAGCGATGGCACCCTCGATGAAAGCGCGATCTACACCCGCGAGATCATCGCCAAGGCCCTCGCCATCGGCGCGGCGGCGCTGATCCTCGTGCACAACCATCCCTCGGGAAGCCCCCAGCCCAGCCGGGCCGACATCCAGATCACCCACAAGATCATCGAAGCCGCGCGCCTGCTGGGCGTGAGCGTCCACGATCATGTGATCATCGGGCGCGAGGGGCATACCTCCCTGCGCGCGCAAGGCCTGCTCTGA
- the dapA gene encoding 4-hydroxy-tetrahydrodipicolinate synthase: MFSGSIPALVTPFRDGAFDEKAFRRLVDWQIENGSSALVPCGTTGENSTLSNAEHHRVIEVCVEQAAGRVPVIAGCGSNDTMNAHLHMTFSKKCGAQAALCVAPYYNRPSQAGLIAHFSYLAENNDLPIILYNVPGRTVTDILPETVCELAKRFPERIVGIKDASGDLSRVTDHRMGIGKHFCQLSGDDELALPANAAGAVGCISVTANVAPKLCAEFQAACAANDLALARELNDKLYPLHYAMFEDASPGPVKYALSRVHDWMNEDMRLPLVPCSDAARKAVDAALEHAGLI, from the coding sequence ATGTTTTCCGGCTCCATTCCGGCTTTGGTGACACCGTTTCGCGATGGAGCCTTTGACGAGAAAGCATTTCGCCGTCTGGTCGACTGGCAGATCGAGAACGGGTCTTCGGCGCTGGTGCCTTGCGGCACGACCGGCGAGAACTCGACGCTCTCGAACGCCGAGCATCACCGCGTGATCGAGGTCTGCGTCGAGCAGGCTGCGGGCCGCGTGCCGGTCATCGCCGGGTGCGGCAGCAACGACACCATGAACGCGCACCTGCACATGACCTTCTCGAAGAAGTGCGGTGCGCAGGCGGCGCTTTGCGTGGCGCCCTACTACAACCGGCCGAGCCAGGCAGGGCTGATCGCTCATTTCAGCTATCTGGCCGAAAACAACGATTTGCCGATCATTCTTTACAACGTTCCGGGCCGCACGGTGACCGACATCCTGCCCGAGACGGTCTGCGAACTGGCCAAGCGTTTCCCCGAGCGGATCGTGGGCATCAAGGACGCCAGCGGCGACCTTTCGCGCGTGACCGATCATCGCATGGGCATCGGCAAGCATTTCTGCCAGCTTTCGGGCGACGATGAACTGGCGCTGCCGGCCAATGCGGCGGGCGCCGTGGGGTGCATTTCGGTGACGGCCAATGTCGCCCCCAAGCTCTGCGCCGAGTTCCAGGCGGCTTGCGCGGCCAACGATCTGGCGCTGGCACGCGAACTGAACGACAAGCTCTATCCGCTTCATTACGCGATGTTCGAGGATGCTTCGCCCGGCCCGGTCAAGTATGCGCTCTCGCGCGTGCACGACTGGATGAACGAGGACATGCGCCTGCCGCTGGTGCCGTGCAGCGATGCCGCGCGCAAGGCGGTCGATGCGGCGCTGGAACATGCCGGACTGATCTGA